In the Theobroma cacao cultivar B97-61/B2 chromosome 1, Criollo_cocoa_genome_V2, whole genome shotgun sequence genome, one interval contains:
- the LOC18611757 gene encoding probable plastid-lipid-associated protein 7, chloroplastic, whose product MACKLLQHPVPTSQAIPSIPMIRKIITAQKLAPAMQSTTKSIRLFGPPSGLKHILKNTTKVAEDSCSLVNDDIEVEEKGEEPLQNRTPDLIKTNFYQAIKGINGGIFGVQSARKSEIERLVALLQTQNPTPDPALHLEKVGGCWKLVYSTKTILGARRTKLGLRHFLTLGDIYQTIDVAKV is encoded by the exons ATGGCCTGCAAGCTTCTCCAGCACCCAGTTCCCACTTCCCAAGCAATTCCTTCAATACCTATGATCAGAAAAATCATAACAGCTCAGAAATTAGCCCCAGCAATGCAGTCAACAACCAAGAGCATAAGATTGTTTGGGCCTCCATCTGGTTTAAAACACATTCTCAAAAACACCACCAAAGTTGCTGAAGATAGCTGTAGCTTAGTTAATGATGACATAGAGGTAGAAGAAAAAGGGGAGGAACCATTACAGAACAGGACACCTGACCTGATCAAAACAAACTTTTACCAGGCGATCAAAG GAATCAATGGAGGGATTTTCGGAGTGCAGTCTGCGAGAAAATCTGAGATTGAAAGGCTGGTGGCGTTGCTTCAGACCCAGAATCCGACGCCTGACCCTGCATTACATCTAGAGAAG GTTGGAGGATGCTGGAAGCTTGTTTACAGTACAAAAACAATTTTGGGAGCCAGGAGGACAAAACTTGGATTGAGACATTTCCTCACCCTGGGGGATATCTATCAGACCATTGATGTTGCTAAGGTGTAA